From the Streptomyces nigrescens genome, one window contains:
- a CDS encoding MDR family NADP-dependent oxidoreductase: MSPTVVPGIPALHREVRLAARAEGELTAHHFMIAEVPVPEPEPGQVLVRNRVMAVTAAMRTQMTGIRLPMASFVPGQALWGSAVGEVVAAPGGGFTPGELVHHPYGWREFAAVEESRVRSLAEDPLPTPAAHLSQGATAWGALRLAAEVRPGDTVFISGAAGGVGSMAGQLARRLGAGRVIGSTGSERKAARLRAELGYDDTVVRGAGPIERQLRRAAPDGIDVLLDTVGGEQLTAALAVARADARFALVGALSSQLGGSGAIAPVELDPGLIIMRRVALRGFGLHAHPDLPQEWTKEFGQGLREGSLVFPHALLKGIQQAPRALSELTQGRHIGAVLVEL, from the coding sequence ATGTCCCCCACCGTCGTTCCCGGCATACCTGCCCTGCACCGCGAGGTCCGGCTTGCCGCCCGGGCCGAAGGCGAGCTGACGGCACACCATTTCATGATCGCCGAGGTGCCGGTGCCGGAGCCGGAACCAGGGCAGGTGCTGGTACGCAACCGCGTCATGGCGGTGACCGCGGCGATGCGCACGCAGATGACCGGAATCCGTCTGCCCATGGCCTCATTCGTGCCGGGTCAGGCGCTGTGGGGCTCGGCGGTCGGCGAGGTGGTGGCGGCGCCCGGAGGCGGCTTCACACCCGGTGAACTGGTCCATCATCCCTACGGATGGCGGGAGTTCGCCGCGGTCGAGGAGTCGCGGGTACGGAGCCTCGCCGAGGATCCGCTGCCGACCCCGGCCGCGCATCTGTCGCAGGGGGCGACCGCCTGGGGTGCCTTGCGCCTGGCCGCCGAGGTCAGACCGGGGGACACCGTGTTCATCAGCGGCGCGGCGGGCGGCGTGGGCAGCATGGCCGGACAGCTCGCACGGCGGCTGGGCGCCGGGCGGGTCATCGGCAGCACCGGCTCGGAGCGCAAAGCCGCGCGGCTGCGCGCCGAGTTGGGCTACGACGACACGGTCGTGCGCGGCGCCGGGCCGATCGAGCGGCAGCTGCGGCGGGCGGCGCCGGACGGTATCGATGTGCTGCTGGACACCGTGGGCGGCGAGCAGCTCACCGCGGCGCTCGCGGTGGCCCGGGCCGACGCGCGGTTCGCACTGGTCGGCGCGCTCTCCAGCCAGTTGGGCGGCAGCGGCGCCATCGCCCCGGTGGAGCTCGACCCGGGGCTGATCATCATGCGGCGGGTGGCACTGCGCGGCTTCGGGCTGCATGCGCATCCGGATCTGCCGCAGGAGTGGACCAAGGAGTTCGGCCAGGGCCTGCGGGAGGGCTCGCTTGTCTTCCCGCACGCCCTTCTGAAGGGGATCCAGCAGGCACCGCGGGCGCTGAGTGAACTGACACAGGGGCGTCATATCGGGGCCGTGCTGGTCGAGTTGTGA
- a CDS encoding 3-hydroxybutyryl-CoA dehydrogenase, with amino-acid sequence MSGSIQRVGVVGGGQMGAGIAEVCARAGLDTVVCEVDAMAARAAEERVAASLDRAVRHGKLERDAAQDALARTVFTAGLDGLADRQLVVEAVVENADAKTEIFTALDKIVEDPGAVLASNTSSLPVMRLGVATRRADRVVGLHFFNPVPVLPLVEVVTSLHTAPETVTAVEDFATRTLGKSVIRSQDRAGFVVNALLIPYLLSAVRMTESGFASAADVDAGMELGCAHPMGPLKLADLIGLDTVASIARSLYDEFKEPLYAPPPLLQRMVEAGLLGRKTGRGFHTYHRG; translated from the coding sequence ATGAGCGGGAGCATCCAGCGCGTCGGGGTGGTGGGAGGTGGCCAGATGGGCGCCGGTATCGCCGAGGTGTGCGCACGGGCCGGACTGGACACCGTCGTGTGCGAGGTGGACGCCATGGCCGCCCGCGCCGCGGAGGAACGGGTGGCGGCCTCGCTGGACCGCGCGGTACGGCACGGAAAGCTGGAGCGGGACGCGGCGCAGGACGCCCTCGCGCGGACGGTCTTCACCGCCGGTCTCGACGGCCTCGCCGACCGGCAGCTCGTCGTCGAGGCCGTCGTGGAGAACGCGGACGCCAAGACCGAGATCTTCACCGCGCTCGACAAGATCGTCGAGGATCCCGGTGCCGTCCTCGCGTCGAACACCTCTTCCCTCCCCGTGATGCGCCTGGGGGTGGCGACGCGGCGCGCCGACCGGGTCGTCGGCCTGCACTTCTTCAACCCCGTGCCCGTGCTGCCGCTGGTGGAGGTCGTGACCTCCCTCCACACGGCGCCCGAGACGGTCACGGCCGTCGAGGACTTCGCCACCCGGACCCTCGGCAAGAGCGTCATCCGCTCGCAGGACCGGGCGGGCTTCGTCGTCAACGCCCTGCTCATCCCGTATCTGCTGTCGGCCGTGCGGATGACGGAGTCCGGCTTCGCCTCCGCCGCCGACGTCGACGCGGGTATGGAGCTCGGCTGTGCCCACCCCATGGGACCGCTGAAGCTCGCGGACCTGATCGGCCTGGACACCGTCGCCTCGATCGCCCGGTCCCTGTACGACGAGTTCAAGGAACCCCTTTACGCGCCGCCCCCGCTGCTCCAGCGCATGGTGGAGGCGGGCCTGCTGGGCCGCAAAACGGGCCGGGGGTTCCACACCTACCACCGGGGCTGA
- a CDS encoding PaaX family transcriptional regulator has translation MNDQQTQRTPRSLIVTFYGAYGRGGPDTPGGTAAPVPVAALIRLLGALGVDPPSVRSAVSRLKRRGLLVPARTASGAAAYGLSEAARQLLEDGDRRIFGRPAARLSDGWVLAVFSVPEEERHKRHLLRSRLARLGFGTAAPGVWIAPAQLYEETRHTLERLQLDPYVDLFTGTHAGFAPTADAVARWWDLDAVAAQHRAFLAEQEPVLQRWSRRRSVPPEAAYRDYLLALDAWRHLPYADPGLPSPLLPEDWPGGRAAEVFGRLHTTLRAAGARYAHEAMTGA, from the coding sequence GTGAACGACCAGCAAACGCAGCGCACCCCACGGTCCCTGATCGTCACGTTCTACGGCGCCTACGGCCGCGGCGGCCCCGACACCCCGGGCGGAACGGCCGCCCCGGTGCCGGTGGCCGCCCTGATCCGGCTGCTCGGTGCGCTCGGGGTCGATCCGCCGTCGGTGCGCTCCGCGGTCTCCCGGCTCAAGCGGCGCGGGCTGCTGGTCCCCGCGCGGACGGCCTCCGGCGCGGCCGCGTACGGGCTGTCCGAGGCGGCCCGCCAGCTGCTGGAGGACGGCGACCGGCGGATCTTCGGCCGGCCCGCCGCACGGCTGTCCGACGGCTGGGTGCTGGCCGTCTTCTCCGTCCCCGAGGAAGAGCGGCACAAACGGCATCTGCTGCGCTCCCGGCTGGCCCGGCTCGGTTTCGGCACCGCCGCGCCGGGTGTGTGGATCGCCCCCGCGCAGCTCTACGAGGAGACCCGGCACACCCTGGAGCGGCTGCAACTGGACCCGTACGTCGATCTGTTCACCGGTACGCACGCCGGCTTCGCCCCCACGGCCGACGCGGTCGCGCGCTGGTGGGACCTGGACGCCGTCGCCGCACAGCACCGCGCCTTCCTCGCCGAGCAGGAGCCGGTCCTCCAGCGGTGGTCGCGGCGCCGCTCGGTGCCCCCCGAAGCGGCCTACCGCGACTATCTGCTGGCGCTGGACGCCTGGCGCCATCTGCCCTACGCGGATCCCGGACTGCCCTCTCCCCTCCTGCCCGAGGACTGGCCGGGCGGCCGCGCGGCCGAGGTGTTCGGCCGACTGCACACCACGCTCCGGGCCGCCGGGGCCCGTTACGCGCACGAGGCGATGACCGGGGCGTAG
- a CDS encoding TetR/AcrR family transcriptional regulator yields the protein MPTQHRAIQSRQALIRSAAETFLEKGVPAAGMVEISRRARLSKGALYFHFTSKDDLTLAVRDAALEALQELEDAFTRSPQPLTTAVREFTVELFGRVESDAVLRAGLRLRPETAPGLGIYALEQRWYALFLDKAVTCGTGGPAGPHASDTEPRRTAQLLTSIVVGLLHLGSEDGTWWDEEAIVGLWALLPSAPGRIPAAVPTPAQLPAAG from the coding sequence GTGCCCACCCAGCATCGCGCCATCCAGAGCCGCCAGGCACTCATCCGCTCGGCCGCAGAGACCTTCCTGGAGAAGGGGGTTCCCGCAGCGGGCATGGTCGAGATCAGCCGGCGGGCCCGGCTGAGCAAAGGGGCGCTCTACTTCCACTTCACCTCCAAGGACGACCTCACGCTCGCGGTGCGGGACGCCGCGCTGGAGGCCCTCCAGGAGCTCGAGGACGCCTTCACTCGCTCCCCGCAGCCGCTGACCACCGCCGTACGGGAGTTCACCGTCGAGCTGTTCGGCCGGGTGGAGTCGGACGCCGTACTGCGCGCCGGACTGCGGCTGCGGCCGGAGACCGCGCCGGGGCTCGGTATCTACGCCCTGGAGCAGCGCTGGTATGCGCTGTTTCTCGACAAAGCGGTGACCTGCGGTACCGGCGGGCCGGCCGGTCCGCATGCCTCGGACACCGAACCGCGGCGCACGGCCCAGCTGTTGACCTCGATCGTGGTGGGTCTGCTGCATCTGGGCAGCGAGGACGGGACGTGGTGGGACGAAGAAGCCATCGTCGGCCTGTGGGCGCTGCTGCCGTCCGCACCGGGCCGGATCCCGGCCGCGGTGCCGACTCCGGCGCAGCTCCCGGCGGCCGGCTGA
- a CDS encoding ScbR family autoregulator-binding transcription factor, with the protein MRTRRAVLEAAAHVIGTRGYQAATMAEIIQRAGVTKGAVYFHFTSKDALARAVITEQTDPFLPQVSESRLQDAIDFTHQVALALRSDPLLQAGTRIAVETTFSEDPLVPYQAWTDIITTMFTEARDNGELLPGVAPDRAAEFFVAAYMGVQLFSRAATNRADLPERVTALWKHTLPGLASPGALSHLDPHGRCVKVPV; encoded by the coding sequence GTGCGCACCCGACGCGCCGTCCTCGAAGCAGCGGCTCATGTCATCGGCACCCGCGGGTACCAGGCCGCCACGATGGCCGAGATCATCCAGCGCGCCGGGGTCACCAAAGGAGCGGTGTACTTCCATTTCACGTCCAAGGACGCACTGGCCCGCGCGGTCATAACGGAGCAGACCGATCCGTTTCTGCCGCAGGTCAGCGAGTCCCGGCTGCAGGACGCCATCGACTTCACCCACCAGGTGGCACTGGCCCTGCGCAGCGACCCGTTGCTGCAGGCCGGCACCCGGATCGCGGTGGAGACGACCTTCAGCGAGGATCCGCTGGTGCCGTACCAGGCCTGGACCGACATCATCACCACGATGTTCACCGAGGCCCGGGACAACGGGGAATTACTGCCCGGTGTGGCGCCGGACCGGGCGGCCGAGTTCTTCGTCGCGGCCTATATGGGCGTGCAGTTGTTCTCCCGCGCCGCGACCAACCGCGCCGATCTCCCGGAGCGGGTCACGGCCCTGTGGAAACACACGCTTCCGGGGCTCGCGTCGCCCGGAGCGCTGAGCCATCTGGATCCGCACGGCCGCTGCGTGAAGGTCCCGGTCTGA
- a CDS encoding HAD family hydrolase, with translation MRGVRGAGGETIRAAVFDLDGTLANTLPAISKLLIKVASEQGCSVTARQAAAAIGKPPGPAFGRLLGKPEDDGRVQAAISRYRELFAYEVLCLGPQLLFPGVTAGLSALRAHGVELAVATSKTTRSAEALLDVMGIRDLVGPVIGQDMVRRGKPHPEMVLRAAGRLGVAAWQSAYVGDTVGDMRMAVTARMEPVAVTYGVGTFGELAAVAGTRMCSSFKDVVSVIAAARPRSGVTVGAQQRRR, from the coding sequence GTGAGAGGTGTACGGGGCGCCGGAGGTGAGACGATCAGGGCCGCCGTCTTCGACCTGGACGGCACTCTCGCCAACACCCTCCCCGCGATCAGCAAACTGCTGATCAAGGTGGCCTCGGAGCAGGGATGTTCGGTGACCGCCCGACAGGCGGCCGCCGCCATCGGCAAGCCTCCCGGCCCCGCCTTCGGCCGGCTGCTGGGCAAGCCCGAGGACGACGGCCGGGTGCAGGCCGCCATCTCCCGCTACCGCGAACTGTTCGCCTACGAAGTGCTGTGCCTGGGGCCGCAGCTGCTCTTCCCCGGTGTGACCGCGGGGCTGTCCGCGCTGCGCGCCCATGGGGTCGAGCTGGCCGTCGCCACGTCCAAGACCACCCGCAGTGCGGAGGCGCTGCTCGATGTCATGGGCATCCGTGACCTGGTCGGCCCGGTCATCGGACAGGACATGGTCCGGCGCGGCAAACCGCATCCGGAGATGGTGCTGCGGGCGGCCGGCCGGCTCGGTGTCGCGGCCTGGCAGAGCGCGTATGTGGGGGACACCGTGGGGGACATGAGGATGGCGGTCACCGCGCGCATGGAGCCGGTCGCGGTGACCTACGGCGTCGGCACGTTCGGCGAGCTCGCCGCGGTCGCCGGCACCCGGATGTGCAGCTCCTTCAAGGACGTGGTCTCCGTGATCGCCGCCGCCCGGCCGCGCTCGGGCGTCACGGTGGGGGCCCAGCAGCGCCGTCGCTGA
- a CDS encoding VOC family protein, translating into MITTDFVPGSPCWLDLGAPDVEVATAFYRAVFGWQAEPHSGRDTGGYTLFRLDGKAVGAVGPLTEDGARSAWTVYFHTPDADATVRAVERAGGTVRVAPVVAGADDGRFAQLTDPQGAEFAVWEPASYPGFEAADGTGSLVWTELYTTDPAAAQTFYKAVFDWSTQDMPLPGGGGTYTLLTPAGCGEERMHGGLMGVPADLLGPGGKPYWHPVFGSRDCDATVGLATGNGGTLSMGPETADGVGRLAVCTDPSGAEFVVLTPQGTL; encoded by the coding sequence ATGATCACTACTGACTTCGTTCCCGGCTCCCCGTGCTGGCTCGATCTGGGCGCCCCGGATGTCGAGGTCGCAACGGCCTTCTACCGGGCCGTGTTCGGCTGGCAGGCCGAACCGCACAGCGGCCGGGACACGGGCGGATACACCCTCTTCCGGCTGGACGGCAAGGCCGTCGGCGCGGTCGGCCCGCTCACCGAGGACGGCGCCCGCTCCGCCTGGACGGTCTACTTCCACACCCCCGACGCGGATGCCACGGTCCGGGCGGTGGAGCGGGCGGGCGGAACGGTCCGCGTGGCGCCGGTGGTGGCCGGTGCGGACGACGGGCGGTTCGCCCAGCTCACGGACCCGCAGGGAGCGGAGTTCGCCGTCTGGGAACCGGCCTCCTACCCGGGCTTCGAGGCCGCGGACGGGACGGGCTCACTGGTCTGGACCGAGCTCTACACCACCGATCCGGCCGCCGCGCAGACCTTCTACAAGGCCGTTTTCGACTGGAGCACCCAGGACATGCCGCTCCCCGGCGGCGGTGGCACCTACACCCTGCTGACGCCCGCGGGCTGCGGCGAGGAGCGGATGCACGGCGGCCTCATGGGCGTCCCGGCGGATCTGCTCGGCCCCGGCGGGAAGCCGTACTGGCACCCGGTGTTCGGCTCCCGGGACTGCGACGCCACCGTCGGCCTGGCGACGGGCAACGGCGGCACCCTCTCGATGGGCCCGGAGACCGCCGACGGCGTCGGCCGCCTCGCCGTCTGCACGGACCCGTCGGGCGCGGAGTTCGTGGTGCTCACGCCGCAGGGCACGCTGTGA
- a CDS encoding caspase, EACC1-associated type, with amino-acid sequence MPGSPAGRRDALLIATGEYESPALTPLRSPRQDCEGLAAVLRDPGIGGFAVQPLVDAKSYEVKRALEQFFRNRGREDLLLLHLSCHGLKDDEGRLYFATQDTDKDLPASTAVPAAFLHDQMARCRARTIVVLLDCCYSGAFLPGAKGDDYVQVKEELAGHGRAILTATNRTEYAWEGDHLAAAAPQPSRFTGALIEGLRSGDADADQDGRITVTELYDYVYEYLHHAGARQRPRMWADLEYRVILARTPVRTASGAPAGSAAPDPAPDPAPAPAPEAPSPSAESAPRNTPTAVREQTAPPQQGIFARLKDAFNGADPGTGLPSVPRRLARRGQDALVRMEFPLAETALGTDKDIEIDTAAVCDQCQGAGVAVGTPVYPCHSCSGLGTSGPGPTGGNSLQCSACDGSGVRIPSPCAPCAGTGRVPVRRTLTVRIPGGVDHGTRIQFAGESEVGPGGGPPGDLYLEVIELPHPELARQGDDLHLTRRIPRALARSGGTIEVTTLDGPKSVRIPAGLRSGQTLRLAAHGTMHLREGGRGDLLLHLDVDEGGDEGGDWGGDGDGDGNECVGRA; translated from the coding sequence GTGCCCGGTTCCCCAGCCGGCCGCAGGGACGCACTGCTGATCGCCACCGGCGAGTACGAGAGCCCGGCGCTCACACCGCTGCGCTCGCCACGCCAGGACTGCGAGGGTCTGGCCGCCGTCCTCCGCGATCCCGGCATCGGAGGCTTCGCCGTCCAGCCGCTCGTGGACGCCAAGTCGTACGAGGTCAAGCGCGCACTGGAGCAGTTCTTCCGCAACCGCGGCCGGGAAGATCTGCTGCTGCTCCATCTGTCGTGCCACGGCCTCAAGGACGACGAGGGCCGCCTGTACTTCGCCACCCAGGACACCGACAAGGACTTACCGGCCTCCACCGCGGTCCCGGCCGCCTTCCTGCACGACCAAATGGCCCGCTGCCGGGCCCGGACCATCGTCGTGCTGCTCGACTGCTGCTACAGCGGTGCGTTCCTCCCCGGCGCGAAGGGCGACGACTACGTCCAGGTGAAGGAGGAGCTGGCCGGCCACGGCCGCGCCATCCTCACCGCGACCAACCGCACGGAGTACGCCTGGGAGGGCGACCATCTGGCGGCCGCCGCACCGCAGCCCTCCCGCTTCACCGGTGCGCTGATCGAGGGCCTGCGCAGCGGCGACGCGGACGCCGACCAGGACGGCCGGATCACGGTCACCGAGCTGTACGACTACGTCTACGAGTACCTGCACCACGCCGGCGCGCGCCAGCGCCCCCGGATGTGGGCCGATCTGGAGTACCGGGTCATCCTCGCCCGGACACCCGTCCGTACGGCCTCTGGGGCGCCCGCCGGGTCGGCCGCTCCCGATCCGGCCCCTGATCCGGCCCCCGCTCCCGCTCCCGAGGCTCCGTCACCGTCGGCGGAGAGCGCGCCCCGGAACACCCCCACCGCGGTCCGGGAGCAGACGGCGCCTCCGCAGCAAGGCATCTTCGCCCGGCTCAAGGACGCCTTCAACGGCGCGGACCCCGGCACCGGCCTCCCCTCCGTCCCGCGCCGGCTCGCCCGTCGTGGCCAGGACGCCCTGGTCCGGATGGAGTTCCCGCTGGCGGAGACGGCGCTGGGCACGGACAAGGACATCGAGATCGATACCGCGGCGGTCTGTGACCAGTGCCAGGGCGCGGGCGTCGCCGTGGGCACACCGGTATACCCCTGCCACTCCTGCTCCGGCCTCGGGACGTCCGGGCCGGGGCCGACGGGCGGCAACTCTCTCCAGTGCTCCGCCTGTGACGGGAGCGGGGTGCGCATTCCGTCACCGTGCGCCCCGTGCGCGGGCACCGGCCGGGTGCCCGTACGGCGGACACTCACCGTCCGGATCCCGGGAGGTGTCGACCACGGCACCCGCATCCAGTTCGCCGGGGAGAGCGAGGTGGGACCGGGCGGCGGCCCGCCCGGCGACCTCTACCTGGAGGTTATCGAACTCCCGCACCCGGAGCTGGCGCGCCAGGGCGACGACCTGCACCTGACCCGGCGCATCCCGCGCGCGCTCGCACGCAGCGGCGGCACGATCGAGGTGACCACGCTCGACGGCCCGAAGTCCGTCCGGATCCCCGCCGGGCTGCGCTCGGGACAGACGTTGCGGCTCGCCGCGCACGGCACGATGCATCTGCGCGAGGGCGGCCGCGGGGATCTGCTGCTCCATCTCGATGTTGACGAGGGCGGGGACGAGGGCGGGGACTGGGGCGGGGACGGGGACGGGGACGGGAACGAGTGCGTGGGCAGGGCCTGA
- a CDS encoding effector-associated constant component EACC1: protein MKNGAGKLTLDLAGAPDTDAEELRSLAEQLRRALLELDVEDVQFARGGTAAPEGAKPGETIAAGVLLVTAAPLFVRQVLQLVDTWLRHRPLRSVRVELDGDTIELGHASAEDQRRLIDAFVSARARQAGTPSSGE, encoded by the coding sequence ATGAAGAACGGTGCCGGCAAGCTGACCCTCGATCTGGCAGGTGCGCCGGACACCGATGCGGAGGAACTCCGCTCGCTCGCCGAGCAGTTGCGTCGCGCGCTGCTGGAACTCGACGTCGAGGACGTGCAGTTCGCCCGCGGCGGCACAGCTGCCCCCGAGGGCGCCAAACCCGGCGAGACCATCGCGGCGGGAGTGCTCCTCGTCACCGCCGCCCCGTTGTTCGTCCGCCAGGTGCTCCAGCTGGTCGACACCTGGCTGCGCCACCGCCCGCTCCGCAGCGTAAGGGTGGAACTCGACGGTGACACCATCGAGTTGGGGCATGCCTCCGCCGAGGACCAGCGGCGTCTGATCGACGCGTTCGTGAGTGCGAGGGCCCGGCAGGCCGGCACCCCCTCGTCCGGGGAGTGA
- a CDS encoding acyl-CoA dehydrogenase family protein encodes MTVFALGPDEQEWCAELRALTAERLSPLAEKGEEGRVNRPLVAALGELGLLRRLFPAQGALRALDLCLLRESLAQECTEAETALALQGLGAYPVVQSGTAAQRDRWLPEVAAGRAVASFALSEPGAGSDAAALSLAAEPDGPDGWRLTGEKCWISNAPEADFATVFARTGGAAGARGVTAFLVPADRPGLTGAHLDMLSPHPIGTLVFDGTPVTRADVLGEVDGGFAVAMATLNLFRPSVGAFAVGMAQAALDAALTHAGARTAFGGPLKDLQSVGHQLAEMATRVESARLLVYAAASAYDTGAPDLARRSAMAKLLATETAQYVVDAAVQIHGARALRRGHLLEHLYREVRAPRIYEGATEVQRSIIAKELYRARP; translated from the coding sequence GTGACCGTATTCGCGCTGGGACCGGACGAGCAGGAATGGTGCGCCGAACTGCGCGCGCTGACCGCCGAACGGCTGAGCCCGCTGGCGGAGAAGGGCGAGGAGGGCCGGGTCAACCGCCCGCTGGTCGCCGCCCTGGGCGAACTGGGCCTGCTGCGCCGTCTGTTCCCCGCCCAGGGCGCGCTGCGTGCCCTGGACCTGTGTCTGCTGCGGGAGTCCCTGGCCCAGGAGTGCACGGAGGCGGAGACCGCGCTGGCGCTGCAGGGCCTGGGCGCCTATCCGGTGGTGCAGTCCGGGACCGCGGCCCAGCGTGATCGCTGGCTTCCGGAGGTGGCCGCCGGCCGCGCGGTCGCGTCCTTCGCGCTGAGCGAGCCGGGCGCGGGCTCGGACGCCGCGGCGCTGTCGCTGGCCGCCGAGCCGGACGGCCCGGACGGCTGGCGGCTCACCGGCGAGAAGTGCTGGATCTCCAACGCCCCCGAGGCCGATTTCGCCACGGTCTTCGCCCGGACGGGCGGCGCGGCGGGTGCGCGCGGGGTCACCGCATTCCTCGTCCCCGCCGACCGTCCCGGCCTGACCGGCGCCCACCTGGACATGCTCAGCCCGCATCCGATCGGCACACTGGTGTTCGATGGCACGCCTGTGACCAGGGCGGACGTGCTGGGCGAGGTGGACGGCGGATTCGCCGTCGCGATGGCCACCCTGAATCTCTTCCGGCCGAGCGTCGGCGCCTTCGCGGTCGGTATGGCGCAGGCCGCGCTGGACGCGGCACTGACGCATGCGGGCGCGCGCACCGCGTTCGGCGGCCCCCTCAAGGACCTCCAGTCCGTCGGCCACCAGCTCGCCGAGATGGCCACCCGGGTCGAGTCCGCGCGCCTCCTGGTCTACGCGGCGGCCTCCGCGTACGACACCGGGGCCCCGGACCTCGCCCGCCGCTCGGCCATGGCCAAGCTGCTGGCGACCGAGACCGCCCAGTACGTCGTCGATGCCGCCGTGCAGATCCACGGCGCCCGCGCGCTGCGCCGTGGCCATCTGCTGGAGCACCTCTACCGCGAGGTCCGCGCGCCGCGCATCTACGAGGGCGCCACGGAGGTGCAGCGCTCGATCATCGCCAAGGAGCTCTACCGGGCGCGGCCTTGA
- a CDS encoding AMP-binding protein, protein MELRSSAHTDTFARDRLPPPEQWPHLTDLGYPDRLNCGAELLDGTIARLGADRPAVRDASGPVWTYGQLRAQVDAIAHALTDRLGVLPGNRVLLRGPTTPWLAACWLAVMKAGAVAVTVLAAQRPEELATICAIAQVQHALCEVRAVDDLAKAEVPGLRITTYGGDGPDDLRQLARPGGAPYPAVATSADDVALIAFTSGTTGRPKGCMHFHRDVLAIADTFSAQVLRPEPDDVFAGSPPLGFTFGLGGLVIFPLRAGASAFLADWGGPEQLLGDIAAHRISVLFTAPTAYRAMLPKLAGHDVSSLRRCVSAGENLPAATWQSWHEATGLRIINGIGATELLHIFISAADEAIRPGMTGLPVPGFQARVVGADGAPLPDGAPGLLAVRGPTGCRYLADTRQTEYVRDGWNITGDTYVREPDGYFRYVARADDMIISAGYNIAGPEVEDALLRHPDVTEAAVVGRPDEDRGQVVVAHVVLRAGVPRGDDTVAALRAFTKTRVAPYKCPREIVFHTSLPRTPTGKLQRFRLRGPHLE, encoded by the coding sequence ATGGAGCTACGGTCCTCGGCCCACACCGACACCTTCGCGCGCGACCGGCTGCCGCCCCCCGAGCAGTGGCCGCACCTCACCGATCTGGGCTATCCCGACCGGCTGAACTGCGGCGCCGAGCTGCTGGACGGCACCATCGCGCGGCTCGGCGCCGACCGGCCCGCGGTCCGCGACGCGAGCGGACCGGTCTGGACGTACGGGCAGCTGCGCGCGCAGGTGGACGCCATCGCCCACGCACTCACCGACCGGCTGGGGGTGCTGCCGGGCAACCGCGTCCTGCTGCGCGGCCCCACCACGCCCTGGCTGGCCGCCTGCTGGCTCGCCGTGATGAAGGCGGGGGCGGTCGCGGTGACGGTGCTGGCCGCCCAGCGCCCCGAGGAGCTCGCCACGATCTGCGCCATCGCGCAGGTGCAGCATGCGCTCTGCGAGGTACGGGCCGTCGACGATCTCGCCAAGGCCGAGGTCCCGGGGCTGCGGATCACCACCTACGGCGGGGACGGTCCGGACGATCTGCGGCAGCTCGCCCGGCCGGGCGGCGCGCCGTACCCGGCCGTGGCGACCTCCGCCGACGATGTCGCACTGATCGCCTTCACCTCGGGCACCACCGGCCGCCCCAAGGGCTGTATGCACTTCCACCGCGATGTGCTCGCCATCGCGGACACCTTCTCGGCGCAGGTGCTGCGCCCGGAGCCGGACGATGTGTTCGCCGGCAGTCCGCCGCTCGGCTTCACCTTCGGCCTCGGCGGACTGGTCATCTTCCCGCTGCGGGCGGGCGCCTCGGCCTTTCTCGCCGACTGGGGCGGGCCGGAGCAGCTGCTCGGCGATATCGCGGCGCACCGGATCTCGGTGCTGTTCACCGCGCCGACCGCCTATCGCGCGATGCTGCCCAAGCTCGCCGGGCACGATGTCTCCTCGCTGCGCCGGTGTGTGTCGGCCGGCGAGAATCTGCCCGCCGCGACCTGGCAGTCCTGGCACGAGGCGACCGGTCTGCGGATCATCAACGGCATCGGCGCCACCGAACTGCTGCACATCTTCATCTCGGCCGCCGACGAGGCGATCCGGCCCGGGATGACGGGGCTGCCGGTCCCGGGCTTCCAGGCGCGGGTGGTGGGCGCGGACGGCGCGCCGCTCCCGGACGGCGCACCGGGGCTGCTGGCCGTGCGCGGGCCGACCGGCTGCCGCTATCTCGCGGACACCCGGCAGACGGAGTACGTACGGGACGGCTGGAACATCACCGGCGACACCTATGTCCGCGAGCCCGACGGCTACTTCCGCTATGTGGCCCGCGCGGACGACATGATCATCTCGGCCGGCTACAACATCGCGGGCCCCGAGGTGGAGGACGCGCTGCTGCGGCACCCCGACGTGACCGAGGCGGCGGTGGTCGGGCGGCCCGACGAGGACCGCGGGCAGGTGGTCGTCGCCCATGTCGTGCTGCGGGCCGGCGTCCCCCGGGGCGACGACACCGTCGCCGCGCTGCGCGCCTTCACCAAGACCCGCGTCGCGCCCTACAAATGCCCGCGCGAGATCGTCTTCCACACCTCGCTGCCGCGCACCCCGACCGGCAAGCTCCAGCGCTTCCGGCTGCGGGGACCCCATCTAGAGTGA